The Chloroflexota bacterium genome includes the window TGATGGGCGCGGAGAAGCCGCTGCACGTCGACTACACGGGGTACAAGATCGTGCCGGCCGCGGCCAGGGCCTGGGAGCTGCGTGACGACGCGAAAACGATTAGGCTCACCCTTCGCAGGGGCCTGAAGTGGTCTGACGGCCACCCGTTCACCGCCGACGACTTCGTGTTCTGGTTCGAGGACCTCTACTCGAACAAGGACATCGTGCCCGTCGGCACACCCGAGATGACGATCAACGGCCAGCCGGGCAAGTTCGTCAAGATCGACGAGCTGACCGTCGAGGCCCAGTTCCCAGAGCCGTACCCCATGTTCGTGGACGTGCTGTCCGGGTTCACGCAGATCGGCGGCGGCCATGCGCTCGGCGGCACCCAGTACGGCGGCTTCATGGGGCCATACGCGCCGGCCCACTACCTGAAGCAGTTCCACCCGAAGTACATCGGCGTGGACAAGGCGAACGAGCTGGCGAAGGCGGCCGGCATGGACGGCTGGCTCGCACAGCTCAAGTTCAAGAACAACTACGCCCTGAACCCTGATGTCCCGGTCATCACCCCCTGGAAGACGGTCACGCCGCTGAATACCCCGTCGTGGACGCTCGAACGGAACCCGTTCTTCTGGCAGGTCGACACCGACGGCAACCAGTTGCCGTACATCGACAAGGTCCAGCTGACGCTGGCCGAGAACCTGGAGGTCGCGAACCTGCGGGCCATCGCCGGCGAGTACGACGAGATCGGCCGGCACATGGACGTGGCCAAGCTGCCGGTCTTCCTCGACAACCGCCAGAAGGGCGACTACCGCGTCGTGCTGGACCTCCAGGCCGAGTCCGCGGCGTTCGCACTGCACGTCAACCAGAGCTACAAGGCCGATCCCGAGGTTCGCACGTGGCTGACCAACGTGGACTTTCGGCGGGCGCTCTCGCTGGGCATCGACCGTGACCAGATCAACGAGGCGTTCTTCCTGGGCATGGGCACCCCCAGCTCGCTGATGGGTGAGGACGCCTCGCCCGAGAACGCCGGGCCGGAATGGCGGCGGAAATGGTCCGTGCTCGATCTGCCGCAGTCCAACGCCCTGCTCGACAAAATCGGGCTGACCAAGAAGGACGGCGAAGGGTTCCGGGTCCGCACGGACAACGGCCAGCGCCTCCGCATCGAGATCACGACGGTGGCGGCGTCGTTCATCCCCTTCGGGCAGATGGCCGAGATGGTTGCCCAGCAGTGGAAGAAGATCGGCATTGACGCCATCGTCAAGGACACGGAGCGGACGCTCTCGCTGCGCCAGGTGGCGGCCAATGAGCAGCAACTGTACGTCTGGGGCGGGGGCAACTCGGACATCTTCCTGTGGCCGCGCCACGACATGCCGGCCGAGCCGAACAATGGTGCGTTCAGCGGGCCGCTCTACGCGACGTGGTACGCTTCCAACGGCGCGCAGGGCGAGCGGCCCGACGATCCCGAGCTGCACAAGGCGTACGATATGCTTCGGAAGGCGGCCGGCCTGCCAACCGCCGAGCGGAACAAGCTCGGGCAGGAGTTGAAGAAGCACATCGTCGAGCAGCAGTGGGTGATCGGGACCGTCGGCTTCTACCCGGTGCTGCGCGTCATCAGCAACAAGCTGGGC containing:
- a CDS encoding ABC transporter substrate-binding protein yields the protein MTDHGYLTRRGFLRVGLSVAGVSLLAACAPAAPATKPAETKPAAPAATTAPAAPAAAAKPTEAAKPAAAAPAAAAKPTEAAKPAAAPPAASGKPEAKLGSQLIGKVEGPEIQPEAKRPAKLGESPMLAELVKAGKLPPVEQRIPEEPLVLKPLHSVGTYGGTWRRPFTGPGDVENFNRVMGAEKPLHVDYTGYKIVPAAARAWELRDDAKTIRLTLRRGLKWSDGHPFTADDFVFWFEDLYSNKDIVPVGTPEMTINGQPGKFVKIDELTVEAQFPEPYPMFVDVLSGFTQIGGGHALGGTQYGGFMGPYAPAHYLKQFHPKYIGVDKANELAKAAGMDGWLAQLKFKNNYALNPDVPVITPWKTVTPLNTPSWTLERNPFFWQVDTDGNQLPYIDKVQLTLAENLEVANLRAIAGEYDEIGRHMDVAKLPVFLDNRQKGDYRVVLDLQAESAAFALHVNQSYKADPEVRTWLTNVDFRRALSLGIDRDQINEAFFLGMGTPSSLMGEDASPENAGPEWRRKWSVLDLPQSNALLDKIGLTKKDGEGFRVRTDNGQRLRIEITTVAASFIPFGQMAEMVAQQWKKIGIDAIVKDTERTLSLRQVAANEQQLYVWGGGNSDIFLWPRHDMPAEPNNGAFSGPLYATWYASNGAQGERPDDPELHKAYDMLRKAAGLPTAERNKLGQELKKHIVEQQWVIGTVGFYPVLRVISNKLGNVPERYAWVTRARTPGAAQPTTYYFKS